A single genomic interval of Vulpes vulpes isolate BD-2025 chromosome 3, VulVul3, whole genome shotgun sequence harbors:
- the PPL gene encoding periplakin isoform X2, with protein sequence MNSLFRKRNKGKYSPTVQTRSISNKELSELIEQLQKNADQVEKNIVDTEAKMQSDLARLQEGRQPEHRDVTLQKVSDSEKLLYVLEADAAIAKHMKHPQGDMIAEDIRQLKERVISLRGKHKQIYNLVVKEVDPQVNWAALVDEKLDKLSGQGFGTDLPLVDHQVEQHNIFHNEVKAIGPHLAKDGGKENSELQAKYQKLLAASQARQLHLSSLQDYMQRCTNELYWLDQQAKGRVQYDWSDRNLDYPSRRRQYENFINRNLEAKEERINKLHSEGDQLLASEHPGRNSIEAHMEAVHADWKEYLNLLICEESHLKYMEDYHQFHRDMKDAQELLHKVDLDLNQKYGPDFKDQYQIELLLRELDDQEKALDKYEHVVRGLEKRGQQVVPLKYRRETPLKPIPVEALCDFEGDQGLISRGYSYTLQSNNGDSWDLTDSSGNKLTAPAVCFVIPPTDPEALDLVDSLGSQYRSVREKAARSKSALQQRHEVLKAENPGDPSDLQGRHLLAGLDKVARDLEWQEKAVTGILRPPLEQSRAVQDSAERAKDLKNITNELRRIEPEKVRSTAECEEFVQALPGSSSTSLLKTRVEDTNRKYERLVQLLDLAQEKVDVANRLEQSLQRGWEALATYENQLTQDDTVPESGHALDSKRQELEVLASKLQTQKSLLAEVEQNLQAAKQCSSSLASRFQEHCPDLERQEAEVHKLGQRSDNVHQQVELRAQSLQSARAAYEDYRSGYDHMLQFLSHIPSYEPQETDSLSQMETKLKNQKNLLDEIARREEEVHQVCTHSQQYQQAVKDYELEAEKLRSLLDLENGRSSHVSKRARLQSPAAKVREEEAALVAKFTEVNAINRQRLQNLEFALSLLRQPEVGASHETLQGSTPGSTVEETWKVQKELDEETERRQQLEKEVQSAQEEIWALQHRSPQEAVIKKEVLKKVPDPVLEESFQQMQRTLVEEQHKNQLLQEELEALRLRLHTLEQETRDGGQEYVVKEVLRIEPDRAQADEVLKLREELEELRRQKGTREAEAALLQQRISALAEEKNQAQEKVTEKEVVKLQNDPQLEAEYRRLQEDQQREGKLREEHEEELSFLQDKLKRLEKERAMAEGKITVKEVLKVEKDVATEREVGDLKRQYEDEESKARANQREKTELLRKIWALEEENARVLVQEKVREIVRPDPEAEREVANLRLELVQQERKYRGAEEQLKSYQSELEALRRRGPQVEVKEVTKEVIKYKTDPEMEKELQRLREEIVDKTRLIERCDVEIYQLKQEIQSLKDTKPQVQTKEVVQEILQFQEDPQTKEEVQSLRARLSEEQKKQVDLERERASQEEKIKQKEEELSHVKEKVVQQEVVRYEEEPGLRAEVNTFTESIDAELRQIDTLRGELRRLQRRRAELERQLEELERERQARREAELEVQRLKQRLAELEKEEGEAREKVTLKQKVVLQQDPQQAREHALLKVQLEEERHRRQVLESELETLRKKLVNLEKMEVKEKVVFSESVQVEKGDTEQEIQKLKSSLEEESRSKRELDAEVSRLEAKLSELEFCNSKSSKELDFLREENHRLQLERQSLQLETRRLQSEIEMAATETRDLRNMTAVDSGTNLNSRLWSLERELDDLKRLSKDKDLEIDELQKRLGSVAVKREQRENHLRRSIVVIDPDTGRELSPEEAHRVGLIDWNMFVKLRSQECDWEEISVKGPSGESSVIHDRKSGRKFSIEEALQKGRLTPAQYDRYVNKDMSIQELAVLVSGQK encoded by the exons GACCTGGCCCGGCTGCAGGAGGGCCGACAGCCTGAGCACCGGGATGTGACCCTGCAGAAGGTGTCGGACTCAGAGAAGCTGCTGTATGTGCTAGAGGCAGACGCAGCCATTGCCAAGCACATGAAGCATCCCCAAGGAGACATGATTGCCGAGGA CATCCGTCAGCTGAAGGAGCGCGTGATCAGCCTCCGGGGGAAACACAAGCAGATCTACAACCTGGTGGTGAAGGAGGTGGACCCGCAGGTCAACTGGGCAGCGCTGGTGGATGAGAAGCTG GACAAGCTGAGCGGCCAGGGCTTTGGGACGGACCTGCCGCTGGTGGATCACCAGGTGGAGCAGCACAATATCTTCCACAACGAGGTCAAGGCCATCGGGCCGCACCTGGCCAAGGATGGTGGCAAG GAGAACAGCGAACTCCAGGCCAAGTACCAGAAACTGCTG gcgGCGTCGCAGGCCCGGCAGCTGCACCTGAGCTCGCTGCAGGATTACATGCAGCGCTGCACCAACGAGCTGTACTGGCTGGACCAGCAGGCCAAGGGCCGCGTGCAGTATGACTGGAGCGACCGCAACCTCGACTACCCCAGCCGCCGGCGCCAGTACGAG AATTTCATCAACCGGAACCTTGAGGCCAAAGAGGAGAGAATTAACAAGCTGCACAGTGAGGGTGACCAGCTGCTGGCCTCTGAGCACCCCGGGAGGAACTCCATTGAG GCGCACATGGAGGCTGTGCACGCAGATTGGAAGGAGTACCTGAACCTCCTCATCTGTGAGGAGAGTCACCTGAAGTACATGGAGGACTATCACCAG TTCCACAGAGACATGAAGGACGCTCAGGAGCTGTTGCACAAGGTGGACTTAGACCTGAACCAGAAATATGGCCCCGACTTCAAGGACCAGTACCAGATTGAGCTGCTGCTGCGGGAGCTGGAC GACCAGGAGAAGGCTCTGGACAAGTATGAGCATGTGGTGCGGGGCCTGGAAAAGCGAGGGCAGCAGGTTGTACCCCTCAAGTACCGCCGGGAGACGCCACTCAAGCCCATCCCCGTGGAGGCACTCTGTGACTTTGAGGGTGACCAG GGCCTGATCTCCCGGGGCTACAGCTATACCCTGCAGAGCAACAATGGGGACAGCTGGGACCTCACAGACAGCTCCGGGAACAAGCTGACTGCCCCTGCCGTCTGCTTTGTGATCCCCCCGACGGACCCCGAGGCCCTGGATCTGGTGGACAG CTTGGGCAGCCAGTACCGGAGCGTGCGGGAGAAGGCAGCCAGGAGCAAGAGTGCGCTCCAGCAGCGGCATGAGGTGCTGAAGGCAGAGAACCCTGGAG ACCCCTCTGACCTTCAGGGGCGGCATCTGCTGGCTGGCTTGGACAAGGTGGCCAGAGACCTGGAGTGGCAAGAGAAGGCTGTCACGGGGATCCTCCGGCCGCCGCTGGAGCAGAGCCGAGCTGTGCAGGACAGCGCGGAGCGGGCCAAGGACCTCAAG AACATCACCAACGAGCTGCGGCGGATCGAGCCTGAGAAAGTGCGCAGCACGGCTGAGTGCGAGGAATTTGTGCAGGCGCTCCCGGGCAGCAGCAGCACGTCTTTGCTGAAGACCCGGGTCGAAGACACTAACCGCAAATACGAGCGCCTGGTGCAGCTGCTGGACTTGGCCCAGGAGAA GGTGGATGTGGCCAACCGCCTGGAGCAGAGCCTGCAGCGGGGCTGGGAAGCACTGGCCACGTACGAGAACCAGCTGACCCAGGACGACACGGTACCTGAGAGTGGCCATGCCCTGGACAGCAAGAGGCAGGAGCTGGAG GTCCTGGCCTCCAAGCTGCAGACGCAGAAGTCCCTCCTTGCTGAGGTGGAGCAGAACCTGCAGGCGGCCAAGCAGTGCTCCAGCTCACTGGCCAGCCGCTTCCAGGAGCACTGCCCCGACCTGGAGCGCCAGGAGGCGGAGGTGCACAAGCTGGGCCAGCGTTCTGACAATGTCCATCAGCAGGTTGAGCTCAG GGCCCAGAGCCTGCAGAGCGCCAGGGCCGCATATGAGGACTACCGCAGCGGCTACGACCACATGCTCCAGTTCTTGTCCCATATCCCCAGCTACGAACCCCAGGAGACAGACAGTCTCAGCCAGATGGAGACCAAGCTGAAGAACCAGAAG AACCTGCTGGATGAGATAgccagaagggaagaggaagtcCACCAAGTCTGCACCCACTCCCAGCAGTACCAGCAAGCTGTCAAG gACTATGAATTAGAAGCAGAGAAGCTAAGGTCCCTTCTTGATTTGGAGAATGGAAGGAGCAGTCACGTGAGCAAGAGAGCCAGGCTCCAGTCCCCTGCCGCCAAAGTGAGGGAAGAG GAAGCAGCTCTTGTTGCCAAGTTCACAGAAGTCAACGCCATCAACAGACAGAGGCTGCAGAATCTGGAGTTTGCTCTGAGTCTCCTGAGACAG CCGGAGGTGGGAGCGAGCCATGAGACACTGCAAGGGAGCACACCAGGCTCCACAGTGGAGGAGACATGGAAGGTCCAGAAGGAACTGGATGAGGAGACTGAGCGCAGACAGCAGCTGGAGAAGGAGGTCCAGAGTGCCCAGGAGGAAATCTGGGCTCTGCAACATCGGAGCCCCCAGGAAGCAGTGATAAAGAAGGAAGTGTTGAAGAAAGTACCAGACCCTGTGCTCGAGGAGAGCTTCCAGCAGATGCAACGGACACTGGTGGAGGAGCAGCATAAGAACCAGCTGCTACAGGAGGAGCTAGAGGCGCTTAGGCTGCGGCTGCACACCCTGGAGCAGGAGACCAGGGACGGGGGGCAGGAGTACGTGGTCAAGGAGGTGCTGCGCATCGAGCCAGACAGAGCCCAGGCAGATGAGGTCCTGAAGCtgagggaggagctggaggagctgaGGCGGCAGAAGGGCACCCGGGAAGCAGAGGCAGCCCTCCTGCAGCAGCGCATTTCAGCCCTGGCTGAGGAGAAGAACCAGGCACAGGAGAAGGTCACCGAGAAGGAGGTGGTGAAGCTGCAGAATGACCCCCAGCTGGAGGCAGAGTACCGGCGGCTGCAGGAGGACCAGCAGCGGGAGGGCAAGCTCAGGGAGGAGCACGAGGAGGAACTGAGTTTCCTCCAGGACAAGCTCAAGAGGCTGGAGAAGGAGCGGGCCATGGCGGAGGGGAAGATCACAGTGAAGGAGGTGCTCAAGGTGGAAAAGGATGTGGCAACTGAGAGGGAGGTCGGCGACCTCAAACGCCAGTATGAGGATGAGGAATCCAAGGCTCGCGCCAACCAGAGAGAGAAGACTGAGCTGCTCCGCAAGATCTGGGCCTTGGAGGAGGAGAATGCCCGAGTGCTGGTGCAGGAGAAAGTGCGGGAAATCGTCCGGCCGGACcctgaggcagagagggaggtggCCAATCTCCGCCTGGAGCTTGTGCAGCAGGAGCGCAAGTACCGGGGGGCCGAGGAGCAGCTGAAGAGCTACCAGAGTGAGCTGGAGGCACTGAGGAGGCGGGGCCCCCAGGTAGAGGTCAAAGAAGTGACTAAGGAAGTCATCAAGTACAAAACTGACCCTGAGATGGAGAAAGAGCTTCAGAGGCTCAGGGAGGAGATTGTGGACAAGACAAGACTCATTGAAAGGTGTGATGTAGAAATTTACCAGCTGAAGCAAGAGATCCAGTCCCTGAAAGACACCAAACCGCAGGTGCAGACCAAGGAGGTGGTCCAGGAGATTCTCCAGTTCCAGGAAGACCCCCAAACCAAAGAGGAAGTACAGTCTTTAAGGGCCAGGCTATCGGAGGAGCAGAAGAAACAAGTGGATCTGGAAAGGGAGAGGGCCTCCCAGGAGGAGAAGAtcaagcagaaggaggaggagctgtCCCACGTGAAGGAAAAGGTGGTCCAGCAGGAAGTGGTCAGGTACGAGGAGGAGCCTGGCCTGCGGGCTGAGGTGAACACCTTCACTGAGAGCATAGATGCAGAGCTGCGGCAGATCGATACCCTCCGTGGGGAGCTGCGGCGGCTGCAGCGCAGGCGTGCGGAGCTAGAACGCCAGCTGGAGGAGCTGGAGCGTGAGAGGCAGGCGCGCAGGGAAGCCGAGCTGGAGGTGCAGCGCCTGAAGCAGCGGCTGGCCgagctggagaaggaggagggggaggcccgGGAGAAGGTGACTCTCAAGCAGAAGGTGGTGCTGCAGCAAGACCCCCAGCAGGCCCGGGAACACGCTCTGCTCAAAGTCCAGCTGGAGGAAGAAAGGCACCGGCGGCAGGTCCTGGAGAGCGAGCTCGAGACCCTGAGAAAAAAGCTTGTCAACCTGGAGAAGATGGAGGTCAAGGAGAAGGTGGTCTTCTCTGAAAGTGTCCAGGTGGAGAAGGGCGACACTGAACAAGAGATTCAGAAGCTGAAGAGCAGCCTGGAGGAGGAGAGCCGGAGCAAGAGGGAACTGGATGCAGAAGTGAGTCGTTTGGAAGCCAAGCTGTCAGAGCTAGAGTTCTGTAACTCCAAGTCCTCCAAAGAGCTGGACTTCCTAAGGGAAGAAAACCACAGGCTACAGCTGGAGCGACAGAGCCTGCAGCTTGAGACCCGGAGGCTCCAGTCAGAAATTGAAATGGCAGCAACAGAAACACGAGACCTGAGAAATATGACTGCGGTGGACTCTGGGACAAACCTGAACTCCAGACTGTGGTCCCTGGAGAGAGAACTGGATGACCTCAAGAGGCTCTCCAAAGACAAAGACCTGGAAATCGATGAGCTGCAGAAGCGCCTGGGCTCCGTGGCCGTCAagagggagcaaagggagaacCACCTGCGACGCTCCATTGTGGTCATCGACCCTGACACGGGCCGGGAGCTGTCCCCAGAGGAAGCCCATCGGGTCGGTCTCATCGACTGGAACATGTTTGTCAAACTCAGGAGCCAGGAGTGTGACTGGGAGGAAATATCGGTGAAGGGTCCTAGTGGGGAGTCCTCTGTGATCCACGACAGGAAGTCTGGCAGGAAGTTCTCCATTGAAGAGGCCCTGCAGAAAGGCAGGCTGACCCCGGCTCAGTACGACCGCTATGTCAACAAGGATATGTCCATCCAGGAGCTGGCCGTCCTGGTGTCTGGGCAAAAGTAA
- the PPL gene encoding periplakin isoform X1: MNSLFRKRNKGKYSPTVQTRSISNKELSELIEQLQKNADQVEKNIVDTEAKMQSDLARLQEGRQPEHRDVTLQKVSDSEKLLYVLEADAAIAKHMKHPQGDMIAEDIRQLKERVISLRGKHKQIYNLVVKEVDPQVNWAALVDEKLDKLSGQGFGTDLPLVDHQVEQHNIFHNEVKAIGPHLAKDGGKENSELQAKYQKLLAASQARQLHLSSLQDYMQRCTNELYWLDQQAKGRVQYDWSDRNLDYPSRRRQYENFINRNLEAKEERINKLHSEGDQLLASEHPGRNSIEAHMEAVHADWKEYLNLLICEESHLKYMEDYHQFHRDMKDAQELLHKVDLDLNQKYGPDFKDQYQIELLLRELDDQEKALDKYEHVVRGLEKRGQQVVPLKYRRETPLKPIPVEALCDFEGDQGLISRGYSYTLQSNNGDSWDLTDSSGNKLTAPAVCFVIPPTDPEALDLVDSLGSQYRSVREKAARSKSALQQRHEVLKAENPGDPSDLQGRHLLAGLDKVARDLEWQEKAVTGILRPPLEQSRAVQDSAERAKDLKNITNELRRIEPEKVRSTAECEEFVQALPGSSSTSLLKTRVEDTNRKYERLVQLLDLAQEKVDVANRLEQSLQRGWEALATYENQLTQDDTVPESGHALDSKRQELEVLASKLQTQKSLLAEVEQNLQAAKQCSSSLASRFQEHCPDLERQEAEVHKLGQRSDNVHQQVELRAQSLQSARAAYEDYRSGYDHMLQFLSHIPSYEPQETDSLSQMETKLKNQKNLLDEIARREEEVHQVCTHSQQYQQAVKDYELEAEKLRSLLDLENGRSSHVSKRARLQSPAAKVREEEAALVAKFTEVNAINRQRLQNLEFALSLLRQQPEVGASHETLQGSTPGSTVEETWKVQKELDEETERRQQLEKEVQSAQEEIWALQHRSPQEAVIKKEVLKKVPDPVLEESFQQMQRTLVEEQHKNQLLQEELEALRLRLHTLEQETRDGGQEYVVKEVLRIEPDRAQADEVLKLREELEELRRQKGTREAEAALLQQRISALAEEKNQAQEKVTEKEVVKLQNDPQLEAEYRRLQEDQQREGKLREEHEEELSFLQDKLKRLEKERAMAEGKITVKEVLKVEKDVATEREVGDLKRQYEDEESKARANQREKTELLRKIWALEEENARVLVQEKVREIVRPDPEAEREVANLRLELVQQERKYRGAEEQLKSYQSELEALRRRGPQVEVKEVTKEVIKYKTDPEMEKELQRLREEIVDKTRLIERCDVEIYQLKQEIQSLKDTKPQVQTKEVVQEILQFQEDPQTKEEVQSLRARLSEEQKKQVDLERERASQEEKIKQKEEELSHVKEKVVQQEVVRYEEEPGLRAEVNTFTESIDAELRQIDTLRGELRRLQRRRAELERQLEELERERQARREAELEVQRLKQRLAELEKEEGEAREKVTLKQKVVLQQDPQQAREHALLKVQLEEERHRRQVLESELETLRKKLVNLEKMEVKEKVVFSESVQVEKGDTEQEIQKLKSSLEEESRSKRELDAEVSRLEAKLSELEFCNSKSSKELDFLREENHRLQLERQSLQLETRRLQSEIEMAATETRDLRNMTAVDSGTNLNSRLWSLERELDDLKRLSKDKDLEIDELQKRLGSVAVKREQRENHLRRSIVVIDPDTGRELSPEEAHRVGLIDWNMFVKLRSQECDWEEISVKGPSGESSVIHDRKSGRKFSIEEALQKGRLTPAQYDRYVNKDMSIQELAVLVSGQK, encoded by the exons GACCTGGCCCGGCTGCAGGAGGGCCGACAGCCTGAGCACCGGGATGTGACCCTGCAGAAGGTGTCGGACTCAGAGAAGCTGCTGTATGTGCTAGAGGCAGACGCAGCCATTGCCAAGCACATGAAGCATCCCCAAGGAGACATGATTGCCGAGGA CATCCGTCAGCTGAAGGAGCGCGTGATCAGCCTCCGGGGGAAACACAAGCAGATCTACAACCTGGTGGTGAAGGAGGTGGACCCGCAGGTCAACTGGGCAGCGCTGGTGGATGAGAAGCTG GACAAGCTGAGCGGCCAGGGCTTTGGGACGGACCTGCCGCTGGTGGATCACCAGGTGGAGCAGCACAATATCTTCCACAACGAGGTCAAGGCCATCGGGCCGCACCTGGCCAAGGATGGTGGCAAG GAGAACAGCGAACTCCAGGCCAAGTACCAGAAACTGCTG gcgGCGTCGCAGGCCCGGCAGCTGCACCTGAGCTCGCTGCAGGATTACATGCAGCGCTGCACCAACGAGCTGTACTGGCTGGACCAGCAGGCCAAGGGCCGCGTGCAGTATGACTGGAGCGACCGCAACCTCGACTACCCCAGCCGCCGGCGCCAGTACGAG AATTTCATCAACCGGAACCTTGAGGCCAAAGAGGAGAGAATTAACAAGCTGCACAGTGAGGGTGACCAGCTGCTGGCCTCTGAGCACCCCGGGAGGAACTCCATTGAG GCGCACATGGAGGCTGTGCACGCAGATTGGAAGGAGTACCTGAACCTCCTCATCTGTGAGGAGAGTCACCTGAAGTACATGGAGGACTATCACCAG TTCCACAGAGACATGAAGGACGCTCAGGAGCTGTTGCACAAGGTGGACTTAGACCTGAACCAGAAATATGGCCCCGACTTCAAGGACCAGTACCAGATTGAGCTGCTGCTGCGGGAGCTGGAC GACCAGGAGAAGGCTCTGGACAAGTATGAGCATGTGGTGCGGGGCCTGGAAAAGCGAGGGCAGCAGGTTGTACCCCTCAAGTACCGCCGGGAGACGCCACTCAAGCCCATCCCCGTGGAGGCACTCTGTGACTTTGAGGGTGACCAG GGCCTGATCTCCCGGGGCTACAGCTATACCCTGCAGAGCAACAATGGGGACAGCTGGGACCTCACAGACAGCTCCGGGAACAAGCTGACTGCCCCTGCCGTCTGCTTTGTGATCCCCCCGACGGACCCCGAGGCCCTGGATCTGGTGGACAG CTTGGGCAGCCAGTACCGGAGCGTGCGGGAGAAGGCAGCCAGGAGCAAGAGTGCGCTCCAGCAGCGGCATGAGGTGCTGAAGGCAGAGAACCCTGGAG ACCCCTCTGACCTTCAGGGGCGGCATCTGCTGGCTGGCTTGGACAAGGTGGCCAGAGACCTGGAGTGGCAAGAGAAGGCTGTCACGGGGATCCTCCGGCCGCCGCTGGAGCAGAGCCGAGCTGTGCAGGACAGCGCGGAGCGGGCCAAGGACCTCAAG AACATCACCAACGAGCTGCGGCGGATCGAGCCTGAGAAAGTGCGCAGCACGGCTGAGTGCGAGGAATTTGTGCAGGCGCTCCCGGGCAGCAGCAGCACGTCTTTGCTGAAGACCCGGGTCGAAGACACTAACCGCAAATACGAGCGCCTGGTGCAGCTGCTGGACTTGGCCCAGGAGAA GGTGGATGTGGCCAACCGCCTGGAGCAGAGCCTGCAGCGGGGCTGGGAAGCACTGGCCACGTACGAGAACCAGCTGACCCAGGACGACACGGTACCTGAGAGTGGCCATGCCCTGGACAGCAAGAGGCAGGAGCTGGAG GTCCTGGCCTCCAAGCTGCAGACGCAGAAGTCCCTCCTTGCTGAGGTGGAGCAGAACCTGCAGGCGGCCAAGCAGTGCTCCAGCTCACTGGCCAGCCGCTTCCAGGAGCACTGCCCCGACCTGGAGCGCCAGGAGGCGGAGGTGCACAAGCTGGGCCAGCGTTCTGACAATGTCCATCAGCAGGTTGAGCTCAG GGCCCAGAGCCTGCAGAGCGCCAGGGCCGCATATGAGGACTACCGCAGCGGCTACGACCACATGCTCCAGTTCTTGTCCCATATCCCCAGCTACGAACCCCAGGAGACAGACAGTCTCAGCCAGATGGAGACCAAGCTGAAGAACCAGAAG AACCTGCTGGATGAGATAgccagaagggaagaggaagtcCACCAAGTCTGCACCCACTCCCAGCAGTACCAGCAAGCTGTCAAG gACTATGAATTAGAAGCAGAGAAGCTAAGGTCCCTTCTTGATTTGGAGAATGGAAGGAGCAGTCACGTGAGCAAGAGAGCCAGGCTCCAGTCCCCTGCCGCCAAAGTGAGGGAAGAG GAAGCAGCTCTTGTTGCCAAGTTCACAGAAGTCAACGCCATCAACAGACAGAGGCTGCAGAATCTGGAGTTTGCTCTGAGTCTCCTGAGACAG CAGCCGGAGGTGGGAGCGAGCCATGAGACACTGCAAGGGAGCACACCAGGCTCCACAGTGGAGGAGACATGGAAGGTCCAGAAGGAACTGGATGAGGAGACTGAGCGCAGACAGCAGCTGGAGAAGGAGGTCCAGAGTGCCCAGGAGGAAATCTGGGCTCTGCAACATCGGAGCCCCCAGGAAGCAGTGATAAAGAAGGAAGTGTTGAAGAAAGTACCAGACCCTGTGCTCGAGGAGAGCTTCCAGCAGATGCAACGGACACTGGTGGAGGAGCAGCATAAGAACCAGCTGCTACAGGAGGAGCTAGAGGCGCTTAGGCTGCGGCTGCACACCCTGGAGCAGGAGACCAGGGACGGGGGGCAGGAGTACGTGGTCAAGGAGGTGCTGCGCATCGAGCCAGACAGAGCCCAGGCAGATGAGGTCCTGAAGCtgagggaggagctggaggagctgaGGCGGCAGAAGGGCACCCGGGAAGCAGAGGCAGCCCTCCTGCAGCAGCGCATTTCAGCCCTGGCTGAGGAGAAGAACCAGGCACAGGAGAAGGTCACCGAGAAGGAGGTGGTGAAGCTGCAGAATGACCCCCAGCTGGAGGCAGAGTACCGGCGGCTGCAGGAGGACCAGCAGCGGGAGGGCAAGCTCAGGGAGGAGCACGAGGAGGAACTGAGTTTCCTCCAGGACAAGCTCAAGAGGCTGGAGAAGGAGCGGGCCATGGCGGAGGGGAAGATCACAGTGAAGGAGGTGCTCAAGGTGGAAAAGGATGTGGCAACTGAGAGGGAGGTCGGCGACCTCAAACGCCAGTATGAGGATGAGGAATCCAAGGCTCGCGCCAACCAGAGAGAGAAGACTGAGCTGCTCCGCAAGATCTGGGCCTTGGAGGAGGAGAATGCCCGAGTGCTGGTGCAGGAGAAAGTGCGGGAAATCGTCCGGCCGGACcctgaggcagagagggaggtggCCAATCTCCGCCTGGAGCTTGTGCAGCAGGAGCGCAAGTACCGGGGGGCCGAGGAGCAGCTGAAGAGCTACCAGAGTGAGCTGGAGGCACTGAGGAGGCGGGGCCCCCAGGTAGAGGTCAAAGAAGTGACTAAGGAAGTCATCAAGTACAAAACTGACCCTGAGATGGAGAAAGAGCTTCAGAGGCTCAGGGAGGAGATTGTGGACAAGACAAGACTCATTGAAAGGTGTGATGTAGAAATTTACCAGCTGAAGCAAGAGATCCAGTCCCTGAAAGACACCAAACCGCAGGTGCAGACCAAGGAGGTGGTCCAGGAGATTCTCCAGTTCCAGGAAGACCCCCAAACCAAAGAGGAAGTACAGTCTTTAAGGGCCAGGCTATCGGAGGAGCAGAAGAAACAAGTGGATCTGGAAAGGGAGAGGGCCTCCCAGGAGGAGAAGAtcaagcagaaggaggaggagctgtCCCACGTGAAGGAAAAGGTGGTCCAGCAGGAAGTGGTCAGGTACGAGGAGGAGCCTGGCCTGCGGGCTGAGGTGAACACCTTCACTGAGAGCATAGATGCAGAGCTGCGGCAGATCGATACCCTCCGTGGGGAGCTGCGGCGGCTGCAGCGCAGGCGTGCGGAGCTAGAACGCCAGCTGGAGGAGCTGGAGCGTGAGAGGCAGGCGCGCAGGGAAGCCGAGCTGGAGGTGCAGCGCCTGAAGCAGCGGCTGGCCgagctggagaaggaggagggggaggcccgGGAGAAGGTGACTCTCAAGCAGAAGGTGGTGCTGCAGCAAGACCCCCAGCAGGCCCGGGAACACGCTCTGCTCAAAGTCCAGCTGGAGGAAGAAAGGCACCGGCGGCAGGTCCTGGAGAGCGAGCTCGAGACCCTGAGAAAAAAGCTTGTCAACCTGGAGAAGATGGAGGTCAAGGAGAAGGTGGTCTTCTCTGAAAGTGTCCAGGTGGAGAAGGGCGACACTGAACAAGAGATTCAGAAGCTGAAGAGCAGCCTGGAGGAGGAGAGCCGGAGCAAGAGGGAACTGGATGCAGAAGTGAGTCGTTTGGAAGCCAAGCTGTCAGAGCTAGAGTTCTGTAACTCCAAGTCCTCCAAAGAGCTGGACTTCCTAAGGGAAGAAAACCACAGGCTACAGCTGGAGCGACAGAGCCTGCAGCTTGAGACCCGGAGGCTCCAGTCAGAAATTGAAATGGCAGCAACAGAAACACGAGACCTGAGAAATATGACTGCGGTGGACTCTGGGACAAACCTGAACTCCAGACTGTGGTCCCTGGAGAGAGAACTGGATGACCTCAAGAGGCTCTCCAAAGACAAAGACCTGGAAATCGATGAGCTGCAGAAGCGCCTGGGCTCCGTGGCCGTCAagagggagcaaagggagaacCACCTGCGACGCTCCATTGTGGTCATCGACCCTGACACGGGCCGGGAGCTGTCCCCAGAGGAAGCCCATCGGGTCGGTCTCATCGACTGGAACATGTTTGTCAAACTCAGGAGCCAGGAGTGTGACTGGGAGGAAATATCGGTGAAGGGTCCTAGTGGGGAGTCCTCTGTGATCCACGACAGGAAGTCTGGCAGGAAGTTCTCCATTGAAGAGGCCCTGCAGAAAGGCAGGCTGACCCCGGCTCAGTACGACCGCTATGTCAACAAGGATATGTCCATCCAGGAGCTGGCCGTCCTGGTGTCTGGGCAAAAGTAA